The genomic interval CGTCCGCGACACCATTCTACGGGTGAACCTCCAATACATCGCCAGCGCCGCGCAGGAAGACGCCTATCGAAACGAGCCGCCCTTCAAGCTCCAGGGTTCGTATCGAAACATGAACCGCATCGCCGAGAAGGTGCTGCCGCTCATGACTCCGGAAGAAGTGCGGCAGATCGTCATCGATCACTACCGCAGCGAATCGCAGAACCTCACCACCGCCGCCGAGGCGAACTTGCTGAAGTTCTACGAGATGGAAGGCATGCTCGATGAGAAGCAGGCCACGCGCTGGGAGCAGATCAAGAAGGAGTTCGGCAAGCGCAGGCTGCTCGGCGCCGGCGGCGAGAACGATCCCATCGCCCGTGTCGTCGCGCAGCTCACCCAATTCAACGACGGCCTCGAAGCGATCAAGGACGGCATCTCACGAGCGGGCGAACGCTATGCCGCTCCCCAGTCACTCGCTGATCAAACCATCGGCCAGCTTCGCACCATCATCGAAGGCCTCCGTGCAGTTCCCGTGCAAGTGGACATCAAGGTCGTGCCCGTGCAGGACGAGAAGAGAAGCATTGAAAGCGTCGACTCGTCCGACAAACCGCCTTTGGCCTTCGAGCCGGAAGTGAGGCAAACGGATTAAAGGCGGGCGCTTGATGCATCACGACTCCCGCGACCATCGGAACTTGCGCTCCGCTTCAGTGATGGGCTGGTCGTTGATGCTGGCATAGCGGCGGGCCATGTAGCCGTGTTCATCGAACTCCCAGTTTTCATTGCCATGGCTGCGCCACCACTGGCCGGTTTCGTCGTGCCATTCGTATTCGAAGCGCACGGCGATGCGGTTGCCGGTGAAGGCCCACAGGGTTTTCTTCAGGCGATAGTCGAGCTCGCGCTGCCACTTCTTTGTTAGAAACGCGACGACCTCCTCGCGGCCGTTGAGGAAGTCGGTGCGGTTCCGCCATTCGGTGTCTTCGGTGTAGGCGAGGGAGACCCGTTGCGGATCGCGGGTGTTCCATGCGTCTTCGGCGGCCTGGACCTTTTGGAGGGCGGTTTCTTCGGTGAAGGGTGGGAGTGGCGGGCGTGGATTCATGGCGATGTCGGTGGATGGAGTTGGGATTCGAGTTCGGCGATGCGCGCCTTGAGAGGGGCGATCGCCTCAGTCACTTCGGCGGCAGTGTAGCGCGGGGTGATGTACTTCGGGCAGTTCCAGTCGTAGGAGACGATCCGGATCCGGAAGATGCGCTCGGTCAGCTTCACCATATCGGGCGCGGCGATTTGGGCGACCAATTCGGGATGCTCGCGGGCATCGAGCACCTCGGCGTGGCCGAGCAGTTTGAGCCGCACGCGCTGGGGATAGTCCATGAGGAACAGGCATACCCGGTCGTTCACGGCGAGATTGCCGGTGCTGAGCATCTGGCGGTTGCCCTTGTAGTCGGCGAAGGCGATTTCATTCGGCGAGATGACTTTCGCGAAGCCCGCCGGGCCGCCGCGGTGTTGGACATAAGGCCAGCCGGTCTCATTGACGCTGGACAGGTAGAAGCTGTCGCGTGATTCGATGAAATCAATCTCATCCGGCCCCAACGGATCGTTTTGGATCGCCGGAGGGAGCGATTGGGAGCGGCCATAGTAGTGCTGCTGTGCGGCCCGCACCGCCGGGGTGAAGGCGACTTCGAGGAATTTGTGGGCCATGGCGATGGGAATGGTTCGGACTGAATTGGATGGGGCTACCGGTGAGCACACTTGACGTGGCCGACCGGATTTTGGTGCGGTTAGAACACCAGCACCTGCCAGCCGTCAGCGAGGTAGCGCCTCAGGCTGAGCAGGCCGGTGGGACCCGCCGCAGTGTTGTCCTTCTTTTCCGGAACGCCGGAGGCTTCGAGGCCTTCGGTCGCACCGAAAACGGCCGCGCAGGCACAGGACGCGCCTACCACGAGGTCGCGCACTTCATTGTAGAGGGCATTGGCCGGATGAGTGATCTTCGAAAGCTGCTCGGGCCAGCGGGTGCCAGTGCCGATGAAGCTGACTTCTACCTCGTCTCCGGCCTGCTTGCCTTCGGCGGCCACGGCGAGCGCATTGAATGCCCGGGCAAGGGCTTCTTCTCCGGCCTTGGGATCGCTGATGAGAATGACGGCTGTTTTCATGGTGTCGCTTGATGTCTGTTGGTGGTGTGCTCGCGGGAATGGTTCCCGGTCGACGAGCACATCCTGCCGCGATCCGCGTACTTTGGATAATGCCGCTTCGCTGTTGCAGCTATGCCGGATCGGCATAACATAGTGGCGTGATTGATCGCATCCGTTCGTTGCTGGCCGTCATCGAAGAGGGCAGCGTCAACCGCGCCGCAGTCCGGCTACGCATCACCCAGCCCGCCCTGAGCCGGCAGATGAAACTGCTGGAATCTGAAGTCGGCGGGCGCCTGCTGGAGCGTGGATCCAGCGGTGTGACACCCACCGGCCTCGGCCACGCGCTGGTCAAGGTCATGCGTCCCGTCGTCGATTCCTACGATGCAGCGCTGGCCGACGTGCGTCGCCAAGCGCGCGGCTTCCGCTCGGAATTGCGCGTGGGATTCCTGATCTCCGCCGCGCAGCCCATCCTGACTCCTGCCCTCGAGCGGCTGCGCAACACGCATCCGGAGATCAAGCTCAAGCTCCACGACATGTCGCCCAAGGAACAGATCGACGCCTTGGAAGCCGGGGAGATCGATCTCGCCCTGATCGGCCAGGAAGGGGCGGTCGCCGCGCGTGATTTCCATAGCCTCAAGCTCGGCTCCCTCGGCGTGTGCGCCGCGCTTTCCTCCGGGGACCCGCTGGCAGCGCGGAAGCGGATCGCCATCAAGGATCTCGCCGGCCGCGATTTCATCGGCGCGGATGAAGATCATATGCCGGGAAGAAACCGCTGGATCGCTTCCCTCTGCCGGTCGGCTGGTTTCAAGCCGCGCTTCTTGTCGATCATCGACGGGATCACGCACATGCTGTCGATGGTGGCTTCCGAATCAGCGGTCACCTTGCTGCCGGATTACTTCAGGGCGGCCAGCCACCCGGGCGTCACCTTCGTGCCAGTCGCGGATGCGAATGCACGCTGGGACCTAATCGTGCTGTGGCAACGCGGCAAAACCTCCGCGGCCACAACCGCCCTCGTCGCCGCGCTCAAGGCGACCGCATCGTAGCTAGAGGCTCCTAACAGTCCGAGCCCCTTATTGAGGTTCCATCACCCTCAGCCGCAGGTAACCCTTGCCCATCTCCGGCTTCGCCACCGTGGCAGTCACCGGCACACCTCCCGAGCCGATCTCGCCTTGGTTGACGATTTCCCAACTCCACGAAAACTCCGAGAGATCGATGGAAAACTCGACCCGGAATTGAATGCCCGCGGCCACCGCCTGCACTGAAGGCGTGTAGGTGTAGCTGAGGACTTCGCCATCTCCATCGAAGGTGACCGGAAGCACGCCTGGCTTGCTGGGATCCATGCCCAGCGCGAACTTCACCAGGTTTGGAATATCATCGCCCTGCGGCGTCGCATCGTCTGCGCCGGGACCGTCGGTGCTGGTGCTGCCGGGGAAATAGGTCTGCCGCCAGCCTTCGAGGATCGTGGCCGTGGTGAAGAAATCGACTCCAGTGTAGACGGTCCCGATGCTGCTCGTGGCATAGGCCGCCACCGCATAGGTCGTATTCGGCTGTAGCCCGGCAGCGGTGGTATTGAAGGCCCCCGTGGTGCCGCTGACCACGATGCGCGTCACGCCTTCCGCCCCGATCCGCGGATTTTCACTCACGCTGAGGCTTGAGAAAACGATGCCGCGTTCCGTGACCAGAGCATCGCCTTGGGAAATCACGTCGCCACCGAGCACCGCGGTGTCATCCGTCACCTCGCCGATGGTCGGACCCGTGATCGTGGGCAGCGCAGGCGCGGGTCCTGTTAGAACGTGCACGTGCTCCAGCTTGCTCCCGATTCCCG from Luteolibacter sp. Y139 carries:
- a CDS encoding LysR family transcriptional regulator; protein product: MIDRIRSLLAVIEEGSVNRAAVRLRITQPALSRQMKLLESEVGGRLLERGSSGVTPTGLGHALVKVMRPVVDSYDAALADVRRQARGFRSELRVGFLISAAQPILTPALERLRNTHPEIKLKLHDMSPKEQIDALEAGEIDLALIGQEGAVAARDFHSLKLGSLGVCAALSSGDPLAARKRIAIKDLAGRDFIGADEDHMPGRNRWIASLCRSAGFKPRFLSIIDGITHMLSMVASESAVTLLPDYFRAASHPGVTFVPVADANARWDLIVLWQRGKTSAATTALVAALKATAS
- a CDS encoding pyridoxamine 5'-phosphate oxidase family protein, with the translated sequence MAHKFLEVAFTPAVRAAQQHYYGRSQSLPPAIQNDPLGPDEIDFIESRDSFYLSSVNETGWPYVQHRGGPAGFAKVISPNEIAFADYKGNRQMLSTGNLAVNDRVCLFLMDYPQRVRLKLLGHAEVLDAREHPELVAQIAAPDMVKLTERIFRIRIVSYDWNCPKYITPRYTAAEVTEAIAPLKARIAELESQLHPPTSP
- a CDS encoding nuclear transport factor 2 family protein translates to MNPRPPLPPFTEETALQKVQAAEDAWNTRDPQRVSLAYTEDTEWRNRTDFLNGREEVVAFLTKKWQRELDYRLKKTLWAFTGNRIAVRFEYEWHDETGQWWRSHGNENWEFDEHGYMARRYASINDQPITEAERKFRWSRES